One Desulfotomaculum sp. genomic window carries:
- a CDS encoding cell division protein FtsK: MAISRQAKEQQKYEIMGIIFLTVAVLCLISLFNPSVGLVSRLVERILRGITGEGRYVFPVLLVFFGLRLLLLKSQLKVIPRFYGGLLIFIVVLTIIHLMIPPSHALDAGLKGKGGGIIGAICSFVLKRSFGLTGTYVVLFTLALVGILLSVNISLNMLIKRSVIRFSILYARFKQFFLNFLFTEEEIEIPDIPPSPPVIIDQSGIEAEEFDEEGNAGGKKDNPAPAFAKDVRAPVITYYNENRNQYGDEGLPAVFLPGELEPLATTENISYQLPTLNILARQVRPKVRRVSKDITESIRTLEETLQSFGVKARVTQVSRGPTITRYEIQPPAGVKVSRIVSLSDDIALCMAAPDVRIEAPIPGKAAVGIEVPNREISMVPLRELLETDEFQKSASCLTVALGKDIAGNPIVADLAQMPHLLIAGATGSGKSVCLNILIASILFKAPPDKVKFLIIDPKMVELSTYDGIPHLVSPVVTEPRKAATSLRWAVKEMERRYELFASAGVRDINRYNNLPYSFESRDGQEEERKTIPFLVVIIDELADLMMIAPADVEDAICRLAQMARAAGIHLVVATQRPSVDVITGMIKANIPSRISFAVSSQIDSRTILDMAGAEKLLGRGDMLFYPVGAAKPVRLQGAFLSDQEVESLVSFLKKQACPNYEGRLIGETNSKENSQEFEDELLPRAVEFLIEAGHGSVSLLQRRLRIGYTRAARLIDIMERRGIVGGSEGNKPRVVLMTLDQYQETFHKQ; encoded by the coding sequence TTGGCAATTTCCAGGCAGGCCAAGGAACAGCAAAAGTACGAAATAATGGGGATAATTTTTCTCACCGTGGCTGTTCTCTGCTTAATCAGCCTGTTTAATCCCTCCGTAGGGCTGGTCAGCAGGTTGGTCGAGCGTATTTTGCGCGGGATAACCGGTGAGGGGCGCTATGTTTTTCCCGTACTGCTGGTCTTTTTCGGACTTCGCCTGCTCTTATTGAAAAGCCAGCTAAAAGTAATTCCTCGCTTCTATGGCGGGCTTTTAATTTTTATAGTGGTTTTAACAATCATTCATCTGATGATCCCGCCTTCGCACGCCCTGGATGCGGGTCTGAAGGGGAAAGGCGGGGGGATTATAGGGGCGATTTGCAGCTTCGTGTTAAAGCGTTCATTCGGCCTGACGGGGACTTATGTTGTTTTATTCACACTTGCACTAGTCGGTATACTGCTCAGCGTCAATATAAGTCTCAACATGCTTATCAAAAGGTCAGTCATCCGTTTTAGCATACTCTATGCGCGTTTCAAGCAGTTCTTCCTGAATTTTCTTTTTACTGAAGAAGAAATTGAAATCCCTGATATTCCCCCCTCTCCCCCGGTAATCATTGATCAGAGTGGAATTGAAGCGGAAGAATTCGACGAAGAGGGGAATGCAGGCGGGAAAAAAGACAATCCCGCGCCAGCCTTTGCGAAAGATGTCAGAGCCCCGGTGATTACTTACTATAACGAGAACAGGAACCAGTACGGTGATGAAGGTTTGCCGGCCGTTTTTCTGCCTGGTGAGTTGGAACCCCTGGCGACAACCGAGAACATATCTTATCAGCTGCCTACTTTAAATATTCTGGCCAGGCAGGTTCGCCCGAAAGTCAGGCGGGTAAGCAAGGATATCACGGAAAGTATCCGTACGCTGGAAGAAACCCTGCAGAGTTTTGGTGTAAAGGCGAGAGTAACCCAGGTATCCAGAGGGCCGACGATAACTCGCTACGAAATACAGCCGCCTGCAGGTGTCAAGGTAAGCAGGATTGTAAGCCTTTCCGACGATATCGCCTTGTGTATGGCTGCTCCCGATGTACGCATCGAAGCCCCGATTCCGGGCAAAGCGGCGGTTGGAATAGAAGTGCCCAACCGGGAAATTTCCATGGTTCCATTGCGAGAACTGCTGGAAACCGATGAGTTCCAAAAATCGGCTTCCTGTCTGACGGTAGCCCTGGGCAAGGATATTGCAGGCAACCCCATCGTCGCCGACCTGGCTCAGATGCCCCATCTTTTAATTGCGGGGGCTACGGGTTCGGGGAAAAGTGTCTGCTTGAATATATTGATTGCCAGCATTTTGTTTAAAGCTCCGCCCGATAAGGTCAAGTTCCTGATTATTGACCCTAAAATGGTTGAACTGAGTACTTACGACGGTATACCCCACCTCGTTTCTCCGGTTGTTACGGAGCCGCGCAAAGCTGCTACTTCCCTGCGTTGGGCAGTCAAAGAGATGGAGCGAAGGTATGAGCTGTTCGCTTCTGCCGGGGTGAGGGACATCAACCGGTATAATAACCTCCCTTACAGCTTCGAATCCAGGGACGGACAGGAGGAAGAAAGGAAGACAATACCCTTTTTGGTGGTCATTATCGACGAACTGGCTGATTTAATGATGATCGCCCCGGCAGATGTTGAAGACGCCATCTGCCGCCTCGCCCAGATGGCCAGGGCGGCGGGAATCCACCTTGTGGTCGCGACGCAGCGCCCTTCGGTGGATGTGATCACCGGTATGATCAAAGCGAATATTCCGTCACGTATCTCATTTGCGGTTTCTTCGCAAATTGATTCCAGGACGATTCTGGATATGGCAGGCGCCGAAAAGCTGCTGGGAAGGGGGGACATGCTCTTTTACCCTGTCGGGGCGGCAAAACCCGTCCGTTTGCAGGGCGCCTTTCTCTCCGATCAGGAAGTGGAATCGCTGGTTTCCTTTCTGAAAAAGCAGGCCTGTCCCAATTACGAGGGACGTCTGATCGGGGAAACGAACTCAAAGGAGAATTCCCAGGAATTCGAAGATGAGCTTTTACCCCGTGCGGTGGAATTCTTGATTGAAGCCGGCCACGGTTCCGTCTCACTTTTACAGAGGCGCCTGCGTATAGGTTACACAAGAGCGGCGCGCTTGATCGATATCATGGAAAGAAGGGGAATCGTGGGCGGTTCGGAGGGGAACAAGCCCAGGGTGGTTCTGATGACCCTCGATCAATATCAGGAAACGTTTCATAAACAGTAA
- a CDS encoding UDP-diphosphatase, translated as MSFVEAVILGVVQGLGEFLPISSSAHLVLVPWFFGWPDPGLTFDVALHVGTLVALVAFFWKDWLILIKDGFRRPSASQGRLFWTLVAATVPGALFGYFLEKQAETVFRTPLLIGFMLIAMGIVLFVVDSCSSKRKRLEQMGFGGGLLIGVSQALAIIPGVSRAGITMTAGLLLGLKRSESARFSFLLSTPIVLGAGVAQFSKITPGDLNVPFFTGMVVSAVVGFLSIKFLLDYLVRHNFGIFIVYRLLLGAAVIAFALRG; from the coding sequence TTGTCGTTTGTAGAAGCGGTTATTTTAGGCGTTGTGCAGGGGTTGGGGGAGTTTCTGCCCATTTCCAGCTCAGCTCACCTGGTACTGGTCCCCTGGTTTTTTGGCTGGCCTGACCCCGGGCTTACTTTTGACGTAGCCCTGCATGTCGGTACGCTGGTGGCCCTGGTGGCGTTTTTCTGGAAGGACTGGCTTATCCTGATCAAGGATGGTTTCAGACGGCCTTCAGCAAGTCAGGGGCGGCTTTTCTGGACCCTGGTTGCAGCCACAGTACCCGGCGCCCTGTTTGGATACTTCCTTGAAAAGCAGGCGGAAACTGTTTTCCGGACACCTTTGTTAATTGGGTTTATGCTTATCGCGATGGGAATTGTTCTGTTTGTTGTTGATTCCTGCTCTTCAAAAAGGAAAAGACTTGAACAGATGGGCTTTGGAGGAGGCCTTTTGATTGGTGTATCCCAGGCGCTGGCAATTATACCCGGTGTTTCCAGGGCAGGGATTACGATGACGGCAGGCCTTCTTCTGGGACTTAAAAGAAGTGAATCAGCCCGCTTCTCCTTTTTACTTTCTACTCCGATTGTTCTCGGCGCCGGGGTTGCCCAGTTTTCCAAAATCACACCCGGAGACCTTAATGTGCCGTTTTTTACAGGCATGGTTGTCTCTGCGGTAGTCGGCTTTTTATCAATCAAGTTCCTGCTGGATTATCTTGTCCGTCACAACTTTGGCATTTTTATCGTCTACCGCCTGCTGCTGGGGGCTGCCGTAATAGCGTTTGCATTAAGAGGATAA